The DNA window AAGACAAGGGGACGGTGGTGCTGTCTTGACAAACAGCTGCATTCATCGCAGCAAAATTTAATGACTTATTCCTGGCAGACGATCATTGCTTAATCTGGTTTTTGCCGATAACCGGAAAGTTCCAGCCATACTTGATGCAGCATAGCCGCAATCCCGTTGTAATAGCAAAAGCAAGATATAAAGGTATAGGCCCGGCAAAGTACATCTGGGAGTAATAAAAGACGATAGCCCCCATTATAGTAGTTATTGCATAAACTTCCTGCCGAAATACATAAGGAATTTCCTTGACAATCACGTCGCGGATAACACTGCCACCGATTCCCGTAATCACAGAAACCGTAGTTATAATAACTAGAGAATCTAAATTGTGTTGGAGCGCCAGTTTTGCACTGGTAGCCGTAAACGCACCTAGCCCGATGGCATCAAAGATTTGAATAGTATCTTTGTAATTCTCTAACCATCGGTAAGTAAAAAAAACAACAATCGTAACTCCCGAACTAATAATAAAAAAAGTAGGGTCTCGAAATGTTAACGGCGGTGTATTTCCAATAATAACGTCCCGCATTATCCCGCCGCCAATCGCCGTAATTATGGCTAATACTAATACGCCAAAGACGTCTAATCTTTTTTGTATTCCGGTTAATGCACCGGAAACGGCAAAAGCCGCTATTCCCATAAACTCAAATACATTCCAAGCTGTCATGATTGATTCTTCCTCTTTTCACACACCTGCAATTATCCACTCCGCTATTTTAACATAAATACAAGTAAAAGTTGCAAAAAAATACATCCAAAATCACCGAAAGACAGGGGGACGGTGGTACTGTCCTGACAAACAGTTAATATTAGCAGCAAAGACATCGAAACAATTGTGGACACATCCACCGTCCCCTTGTATCTCATGTCTCGTACAAGTCCATTGAGTAATCAGACAAAATGTAGCGGGTTACTGGCAGGAGTTTTTCTATTTTCAGAGAAGAAGAGTAGCA is part of the Veillonellaceae bacterium genome and encodes:
- a CDS encoding trimeric intracellular cation channel family protein; its protein translation is MTAWNVFEFMGIAAFAVSGALTGIQKRLDVFGVLVLAIITAIGGGIMRDVIIGNTPPLTFRDPTFFIISSGVTIVVFFTYRWLENYKDTIQIFDAIGLGAFTATSAKLALQHNLDSLVIITTVSVITGIGGSVIRDVIVKEIPYVFRQEVYAITTIMGAIVFYYSQMYFAGPIPLYLAFAITTGLRLCCIKYGWNFPVIGKNQIKQ